A DNA window from Falco peregrinus isolate bFalPer1 chromosome 8, bFalPer1.pri, whole genome shotgun sequence contains the following coding sequences:
- the MAIP1 gene encoding m-AAA protease-interacting protein 1, mitochondrial, with product MALRAALGCGRWLARALAAPGAARVPPPLPAAASVLLPVGPRPLRPAARFASTAGPGPGPEGPARRVVVVRITSPFAWLRTRFYYLLIRLYFDQEFSIEEFTRGAKQAFSVVSKLLSQRKLDLLDELVSAEVLQVLKEKISLLPDNHRDALAADIDAIMYTTEGDVRIYYDDDGRKFVSILMCFWYLNGANLPEQLPGEAKVFQIVFGDESTKEKRHLLTANYEFQREFTEGAKPDWTITRIEHPRLLE from the exons ATGGCGCTACGCGCGGCTCTGGGCTGCGGCCGCTGGCTCGCCCGCGCTCTGGCAGCGCCGGGGGCGGCCCGGgtcccgccgccgctgcccgccgccgcctcggtGCTGCTGCCGGTCGGGCCCCGCCCGCTCCGACCCGCCGCCCGCTTCGCCAGcaccgccgggccgggcccggggcccGAGGGCCCAGCGCGgcgggtggtggtggtgaggatCACCAGCCCCTTCGCCTGGCTCCGCACCCGCTTCTACTACCTGCTCATCCGCCTGTACTTCGACCAGGAGTTCAGCATCGAGGAGTTCACGCGGGGGGCCAAGCAG gccttttctgttgtttcaaaACTGTTGTCTCAGCGTAAACTTGACCTGCTGGATGAACTTGTATCAGCAGAG GTACTTCAGGTGCTGAAGGAAAAGATTTCTTTGCTCCCAGACAACCACAGGGATGCTTTAGCAGCTGACATTGATGCAATCATGTACACAACAGAAGGAGATGTTCGCATTTACTATGATGATGATG GAAGAAAGTTCGTCAGCATCCTGATGTGTTTCTGGTATCTGAATGGTGCTAACCTACCTGAGCAATTACCGGGTGAAGCAAAAGTTTTCCAGATTGTGTTTGGAGatgaaagcacaaaagaaaaaagacatctTCTAACAGCAAACTATGA gttCCAAAGGGAATTTACAGAAGGAGCAAAACCAGACTGGACAATTACACGGATTGAACATCCAAGGCTATTAGAATAA